The following proteins are encoded in a genomic region of Methanomassiliicoccales archaeon:
- a CDS encoding ATP-binding protein produces MSETDKVDWRGVESTAQVAIPADPLQRVIGQDEAVTLARIAAKQRRHLLLVGPPGTGKSMIAQALALHLSRPTQEIRVVHNPENPERPFVEVKNEDEVRNESKSKEFAEGELIEPKNAPVNVAERLGYRCRNCGTYSSPKERTCAKCQKPKGTDSTPNNPFGDLMTGLFEQMNVTGMAGSAGKERVTTTRTRFGKEEVVVFERCGEMIRVLDQEALEKRRDWERQSPRKVIVRLDRNPFVLATGSSETELLGDVRHDPYGGHAQLGTQPYDRVVPGAIHEAHEGVLFVDELPHLGHIQRFILTAMQERRFPISGRNPQSSGASVKVENVPCNFIFVGACNIQDLEQVLSPLRSRICGNGYEVLVNTAMPDTPENRGKLVQFIAQEITSDGRIPHADASAIEAIIKEARVRAVKVDGINNALTLRLRELGGLIRAAGDLAVGDGAELMNAGHIAKAVERSKTAEEQIKDRYGSYTKGLGTDISSAQKEKSPYYFWNETKDSMFH; encoded by the coding sequence ATGAGCGAGACGGACAAGGTGGACTGGCGCGGTGTAGAGAGCACCGCCCAGGTGGCCATCCCCGCCGACCCTTTGCAAAGGGTGATCGGACAGGACGAGGCCGTCACCTTGGCCCGCATCGCTGCAAAGCAGCGCCGGCACCTGTTGCTGGTCGGACCCCCGGGAACGGGCAAGTCCATGATCGCGCAGGCCTTGGCGCTGCACCTTTCCCGCCCCACCCAGGAGATCAGGGTGGTGCACAACCCGGAGAACCCCGAACGGCCTTTCGTCGAGGTCAAGAACGAGGACGAGGTCCGCAACGAATCGAAGTCCAAGGAGTTCGCCGAGGGGGAGCTTATCGAACCGAAGAACGCCCCGGTGAACGTGGCCGAGCGTTTGGGATACAGATGTCGCAACTGCGGCACCTATTCTTCTCCGAAAGAGCGCACCTGCGCCAAATGCCAAAAGCCCAAGGGTACTGATTCCACCCCCAACAATCCCTTTGGGGACCTGATGACCGGACTGTTCGAGCAGATGAACGTGACCGGAATGGCCGGATCGGCTGGGAAGGAACGCGTAACTACCACCCGCACTCGCTTCGGCAAGGAGGAAGTGGTCGTCTTCGAAAGATGCGGGGAGATGATCCGGGTGTTGGACCAAGAGGCCCTCGAGAAGCGTCGGGACTGGGAACGTCAATCCCCGCGCAAGGTCATCGTCCGCCTGGACCGCAACCCGTTCGTTCTTGCTACCGGGTCGTCCGAGACGGAGCTACTGGGCGATGTTCGCCACGATCCTTACGGAGGTCATGCCCAACTGGGCACGCAGCCGTATGACAGGGTGGTTCCTGGAGCTATTCACGAGGCACATGAGGGCGTGCTGTTCGTCGACGAGCTGCCGCACCTCGGCCACATTCAAAGGTTCATTCTAACTGCCATGCAGGAGCGCCGCTTTCCCATCTCCGGACGGAACCCGCAAAGTTCCGGAGCTAGCGTCAAAGTGGAGAACGTTCCCTGCAATTTCATTTTCGTGGGTGCGTGCAACATTCAGGACCTCGAACAGGTACTGTCTCCTTTGCGCTCCCGGATCTGCGGCAACGGCTACGAGGTGCTGGTGAACACTGCCATGCCCGACACGCCAGAGAACCGCGGGAAGCTGGTGCAGTTTATCGCTCAGGAGATCACTTCCGACGGGCGCATACCGCACGCCGACGCCTCGGCCATAGAGGCGATAATAAAGGAAGCTCGGGTCAGGGCGGTGAAGGTGGACGGCATCAACAACGCCCTTACCCTCAGGTTAAGGGAGCTAGGAGGGCTCATCCGCGCCGCCGGCGATCTGGCCGTAGGCGACGGTGCCGAGCTGATGAACGCCGGGCACATCGCTAAGGCGGTGGAGCGCAGCAAGACCGCTGAAGAGCAGATAAAGGACCGCTACGGCTCCTATACAAAAGGGCTGGGAACGGACATATCCTCGGCCCAAAAGGAGAAATCACCTTACTATTTCTGGAACGAGACCAAGGACTCCATGTTCCATTAG
- a CDS encoding N-acetyltransferase → MLIRYYQSRDLPGICQLAADSLRERYDPSLFWQLVPYWPEGLIVMEDMGRIVGFVFGIMSGQQQARVLMLAISKPYQGGGLGTLLTQEFFRECGKKGIRQISLEVRVSNHSAMHFYERLGFFSVRRATHYYSDGEDGIFMMRYL, encoded by the coding sequence TTGCTGATCCGATACTATCAAAGCCGGGACCTGCCCGGCATTTGCCAGCTGGCCGCAGATTCGTTGCGGGAGCGTTACGACCCCAGCCTCTTCTGGCAGCTGGTGCCTTATTGGCCAGAGGGCCTAATCGTCATGGAGGACATGGGACGTATTGTCGGCTTCGTCTTCGGGATTATGAGCGGACAGCAGCAGGCTCGAGTGCTCATGCTGGCCATCTCCAAACCATATCAAGGCGGGGGTCTAGGTACATTGTTGACGCAGGAGTTCTTCCGGGAGTGCGGGAAAAAGGGGATAAGGCAGATATCGCTCGAGGTCCGGGTCAGCAATCATTCGGCGATGCATTTCTACGAACGCCTGGGGTTCTTCAGCGTGCGCCGGGCCACGCACTATTACTCCGACGGCGAGGATGGCATCTTCATGATGCGCTACCTCTAA